Below is a genomic region from Methanobacterium sp..
GATGAACTACTTTCTAGCCGCTGGGAAACCAGCGGACCAAGGCCGCGGAAATATTACATAGTAACTGAATACGGAAAGGAAATTAGAACAAAATGGTTAAATTCGTTTAATGCAGTTAGTGCAGTCATTGAACGGCTTAAAGAGAATATTCAAGATAATAAAAAGGGCGGATTATACAATGTGTAACCTTGTCAACGAGTACATAAGCAAAGTAACAAAAAATATGGGCTCAAATCAGCGCAAAGAAGTTGCTAAAGAGCTAGAAACACATATTTTAGATAGTGCTGAAGCCATTGCTGCCGAAAAAAATATTGATATTGATAAAGCTGTCATCCGCGAAGTTATAGATAGGATGGGATCTCCAGAAGAAGCGGCAGCCATGTATACTTCTGAAAAGACTTTTTCAGACAAAGTAGTGGACCAATTGAAAGAAATATGGAGAATAACAGTCCATTTCATTATAATAGTCACAATGGTTTGGATCGTGCTGTTCATTGCATTCTGGATCTACTTTGGACGTGCAGATTATATCGAGTTCGATATGTTCACTTTACTCATAATGGTTATTATTTACCTCGTTATAATTGCCTTTCACATGTTCAAAAAGCTTAAAATTTTTTCACAGCACTAAAAAGCAGTAATAAGACACAGAATATATTAAATTATACATTTAGCTTTCTTAAATTCACACAATATAAAAAGAAATGATTTAAATTCAGATTCATACCCTAAAAATTGGAGGAATTATATGGACAACAGACGTGAATATCGTCGCCACAGGCTATTTGGATTTCCATATGGCCACCTAATCTGGCCGCTTGTAATTGGAATTATTTTAATTTGTGCAGGCTTATCTGATTTGATTAAAATAGATATCTGGCATTATATATGGCCAATGATTGCCATTGTTTTAGGCATATTAATTATAGCTGGAGGAATATTCAGCAACAGAAATTAACTAAAGAAGGGATTTATATGGATGAATATGTAATAGAGGCTCAAAATCTCACCAAAAAATATGGTGATTTTTTAGCTGTAGACAATTTAAACTTAAAAATAAAAAAAGGAGAAGTCTTTGGTTTTTTAGGTCCAAATGGGGCCGGAAAGACGACTTCAATCAGTATGATGGTAGGGCTGCTACGTCCTTCCAGCGGTAAAGTTCTGATCAACAATAAAGAAGTAGAAAAGATTGATAAAGGGACCATTGGCATATGTCCTCAGGAACTTGTTCTCTGGGAAAATCTTACATGCTACGAAAGCCTTAAACTTATGGGAGATATGTATGAGATACCCAAAGATAAACTGGATCAAAGGATAAAAACTCTTTTAAAAGATCTTTTCCTTACAGATAAAGCTGACACAGTAGTTTCTAACCTTTCAGGAGGTATGAAGCGTCGTTTAAATCTTGCACTTGCTGTAATTCACCAGCCAGAAATAGTACTTTTAGACGAACCGTCAGAAGGTCTTGATCCTCAGTCACGTCGTGTATTATGGAATTACATCCGATCACTTCGGGATGATGAAGGTAAAACCGTTATTTTAACAACACACCTTATGGATGAAGCAGACAGGTTAAGCGATCGAGTTGCTATAATTGACCACGGCCAGCTGCTTAAATTAGATACCCCTAAAAATCTCAAAAAAGAGGTAGGAGAAGGAGATATTGTTGAAATGACCCTTTCTAACCAGAATAATGGAGATGTCATAAAGTATCTTGAAAACCTAAAGGATATCATATCTGTCGCGGAGTTAGACGGGAAGATTAATTTAAGAGCATTTGATGCTGTAGGAAAACTTCCAAAGATTATTGGAGCTCTTGAAGAATCTAATGTTAACATAGATGATCTTGCTATACGACAAAACACTTTAGAAGATGTTTTCATCGAGTTAACAGGGACAGGGCTCAGGGAGTGAAAAAAATGAAATTCATGAGTATAGCTTCAAAAGATTTAAAAGAACTTTTAAGGGACAGAAGAGGATTATTCTTCATACTGTTATTCCCACTATTCTTTATGTTAATTTTCGGATTTGCATATGGGAATATGGGTGAAAACAATGAACCACATAGTATTGCAGTAGTTAACTATGATCAGGGCGTGACAATACCTGGTGGAACCAATATAAACTTTGGGGACAAGACTACAGATACGCTAAAGGATGTCAAGTATCCAGAAAATGATACAAATATGTTTAATGTCACTTTAACATCAGAGGCAGAGGCAGATAATCTTGTAAAACAGAGAAGTGTAGACGCAGAAATTATAATTCCAGAGAATTTCTCTAAATCTATTTCAACTTTAACACCGTCAACAGTCATCGTCCGTGGTGATACTGGTTATTCTGGATTTGGAATTACTCAAGCCATGCTGTCAAGTGTTTTAGGAGAATATCAAACTAAATTAGCCGCTAACATCGAAAATAATGGAAATAATCAATCAGAAAAGCTTATTCAAGGCAAAATAGAAGGCTTGCCTGGAACAGAATCTTTTACAGCCTTTGACTATCTTGCACCGGGAATGATGGTATTTGCAATATTAATGCTTGCAACCAGTGTAGCGACAATACTAACAAGAGAAGTAGAAAGTGGAACCCTTAGACGCCTGAAACTCTCTAAAATGACCTCATTTGATTTCCTATTTGGCGGTCTTTTGCCATGGTCACTTGTTGCAGCTGCACAAGTATTAATTCTCTTTGCAGTGGCTATAGGGATAGGATTCCACTGGCAGGGAGGTATTGAGTCAATCATACTGGCAGTGATCATTGGTATAATCGGAGGTATAGCTTCCATATCTCTGGGAATGATCATAGCATCCTTTGCAAGAAGCCCCCCACAGGCAGGTCAGCTTGGAACTCTAGTAGCAGTACCTTTAACATTCATGGTTGGTGCATTCTTCCAGCTGCCGCAGATGGTAATTGGCAGTTTCATGGGACAGCAAATCCAGGTTTATGATATTCTCCCATGGTATCATGTTGCAAACGCGCTGCGTTATGTTCTGACATATACCGTTAGTTGGGACACTATCATGTATCAAATAGTTTGGGCAGTTGTTCTTTCAGCCATTCTTTTTGTTATAGGAGTATTCCTATTTTCAAGAAACAGATTAAGGCCAGATAATAGTTAAAAGATAGAATTAAAATTAATTTTTCTATCTTACCTTTTTTTATAAGCTTAAAATAAATTTTAACCATTCTTGCCATTAGCTAAACTAAGATAGATAAATTTTAAAATAATTAACGCATTATTAATACTTTTTTTATAAATAGTAGTAAATTACTTATAATTTGAACTTCAAAATTAGAAATTAAATACTTCTATTTCCAATATTTTAGATAAAAAACCCATTAAAACACTTTAAATCATATTATCAAGCTCAATAAAGCTTAAATTCGTAAATAAATTTGATAAAGTTTATTTTTAAGATATAATCAATTGAGGTGATAACTTGAAAGAAGAAGAATCTGAAAGGAAAAGTATGTCAGAAAAAGAGAGAAAAGAAATGGAAGAACAGGAAAAAACTGCAGAAGTATGGATAGAAGAAAGTAAAGAAAGGTCAAGCTCAGATATTACTAAACAAGAAGAAAAAGGCAAAACTCCAAGGGTAGATTCAGATTTACCCACATTTGAAGGTAAAACAATAGTTAACCCTCCAGAAGGAGGAGGTAAAATACTTAAAGGATCACGAGGGGAAACTGCTGCAGGAGCGAAATGCGGATACCCAAGTAAACCATGTAACAGGTAATAAAGTCCACATTATCAAAATAGAAAAAAAACAAGATGTAAATACCAAATACATCTTGTTACCACATCTTCTTTACAATTAAAATCAAATTTTGTTAAATTCTTTTTAGTAGGCTATAATGTGATTAATTACAGTTTAACAAAGTATTTCCTGCGCATGTCCTAGATTTGAGTTTTAATAATTATTTTGTATCTTATTGATTTAAACAGCTATTTTTTGTATAATTTTTAAGCCATCAGATAGTTTAATATTTTAGTAGTTCCAATACTATCAAAACACGATAACTTTAAAATTTTTGAATTACTGAATAAAAGAGGGAAAAAATGGCAGAATCTGAAAAACATTTTCATCACGGGCGTTCAAGTAAAGAAATTCTGGACTCAAATAGAGTTTTAAGTACAGTTGGACTTAAAAAAGGAGATACATTTCTAGATGCTGGTTGTGGAGATGGATATATGTCTCTTACAGCCTCAAAAATAGTTGGCAATGAAGGTAAAATCATCGCTGTTGATGTTTGGGAAGAATCAATTAATGCATTTAAAGAAAAAATCGAAAGCAATAATATCAAAAATATAGATGCAGAAGTTGCAAATATAACCCAAAAAATACCAGTAGATGATGAAAGTATTGACATACTGTACATGGGTAATGTTCTACATGGGTTTGTTGAAAACAATGAAGTTGAAACTGTAATGAAAGAAATACAGAGGGTAATTAAGAAAGGAGGGTCATTCGCTGTGGTTGAATTTAAAAAAGAAGAAAGTACCCATGGTCCACCATTACATGTCAGAATCACACCAGAAGACATAGAAGAAATAGTTAAAAATTATGGATTTGCCGTAAATAAAGTGGAAGAAGTCGGTACCTATCACTATGCTACAATATTAACTAAGAACTAACCAATCTACTTTTAATATTACTTTTTTGCCAGATAAAACCTAAATTATCAGTTAATAACTTATTTTTAATTAAATTTGACTATGCTAAACTTTTTTATATATGAATGTTATAACTTATAATTAATATGAAACAGCGCGTTATTTATCTTACCTATTTTTTAAAGGCCCACGCCGTCGAAAAATCGTAGATTTTTCGGGCTGCAAAAAATGAAATTTTTTACACGCTGTTTAAAACTCGGAGGTGTTTTAATTGGCTGAAAAGAAATCACCAGCAGAAGGATGGCCAGTAATTAACGGAGATTACGTGGTAGGGGATCCTGAAAGCCCTGTAGCAGCGACAACACTCGGATCACACAACGAACAAATTCCAGTAGATGCCGGAGCCGCCATAGCAGGTCCATGTAAAACCGAAAACTTAGGAATCGAAAAGATGGTTGCAAACCTGATATCAAACCCCAACATAAGATTCCTCATATTGTGCGGATCAGAAGTACAGGGACACATTACAGGCCAAAGCATAGAAGCTCTACACGCTAATGGTCTAGACGAAAAAAGAAAAATATCAGGTGCAACAGGCGCAATACCTTTCATCGAAAACATTCCCGATGAAGGGCTAGAAAGGTTCCAGCAGCAAATGGAAATTGTAAGTATGATTGACGTAGAAGATGCCGGACAAATCCAGGGCAAAGTTAAAGAGTGCATTGAAAAAGATCCAGGCGCATACGAAGAAGAACCAATCGCCATAAGACTAGATGAATTAGAAAAAATTCTATCCAAAAAAGAAGAAATTGCAGAAGCAGAAACATGAATGGAATACTACGTATTCCATCTAATTTTATTTTTAAAATGCTTTTTTATTAATATAAAGGCATGTATTTCTTTAAAAAATCAGCATATTTTTTATCAAGTATTCTAAGTGCAGACATAGCTTCGGGGGAAGTGCAGCATCGCTCATCTACTAAATTTCTAAGGGTCATATTTTTGATATTTTCCTGTATCTCTTTAATTACAAAGTCCAGGGTATTTTTATTGTACGCTTTAAGCTCTTCAAAATCCAGATCATAAATCTGATATTTAGTTATATCGTAATTTGCAGATGGAGTTTGCATAATATTTAGATAAGCATAAAAGTCGCATGAAAAGTCTCCAAATAGGTCTACACCCATATAAGCAAGTAACGGGATAAAATTAATGTCTACAAATGAAAAATACAGTGCTGCATTTGGGTTTATATTTTCTCTTATGTTTACGATTATATCAACCAGATCCCATGGTTGTCTCATAAGCTCTTTGGGATTTGCTATTAGAAATGTGGTGATTCCAAGTTTATCTAATTCTTTTGCACATTTTATTCTTAAATCCAGATATTTTCCGCCGTGAATAACTCCAATGCCCTTTTCTTTACTTTCTTTTGCATTTTCAATTGTCCGGTTAACAGACCATTTTGCCAGTTCCTTTGGGACATCATATGGCATTGGTTCATCCTTTATAATCTTAAATTCAATACCTGGTTTAAAAACAGCCGGTGTTTTTAATTCATCATAATTTCCAAGCCTTGCTGGACCATCATGTCGTTTTATTTCAAGCATAAAAATCAATTTTCCATTTCTTATGTAAATGTATTTAAATAAAAGTTTATAGTGAATAATCAAATATTTAGGATTAGGGAATTATAAAATTTATTTACATGCCCTTTAATTTAAAGAATGTAAATATAATTAATTTAATTATCTAAAATTTATAAGTTTAATAATTTATGTTTACGGAACGAAGCTGGAGAAAAATGTTTACAAAATCTCTCAAACACTGTCAAAATCTCTGATTTTGACGTTGAAGGAAAACCTTAAGGTTTTCCTGAACCGCAAAACGTAGTTTTGCAGGCCACAAAAAACTTCGTTTTTTGTAGGCTTCGTGTTTGGAGTGCAAATCGAAGTTAGAAAAATACAAAGTATTTTTCTACATGAAAAATCGAAGATTTTTTAAGATTTGCTAACTACGATTTTGTAACATGTGAAAATCTACGATTTTCAAACATCAAAAACCAGCGGTTTTTGAAGGCTTTGATTTTTTGAGGGAATTTTCACATGTTATTCACTATAAAATATTTGTATATCCAGTTTAAATAACTAATTGCAAGGATAAAAATGAAGATCAACAAATTAATCTTAGTTCCAACAGGAACAACCGCCTTTAGAATTGTATTATCCATTCTATTTTTAGACTTGCTTATAAATAACATGAAAATAGTGGCAATCCTTGTTTTTTTACTTGCAGTCATTACAGATGCTTTTGATGGATATTTTGCCAGGAAATTAGGAGTTTCATCAGATTATGGCGCATATTTTGATATAACTGCAGATTTTATTCTTGTTTTAGTCGCATTCTTAACATTCATAATTATTGGAATCTATCCCTACTGGCTGCTGCTTCTCATAATTTTAGTATTTTTGCAGTTTATACTTACATCAAAGCTTAAGGTCTTAGTATATGATCCAGTAGGTAAATATTATGGAGCTTTCCTTTTTGCGGTGATTCTAGTTACGTTAATATCACCACCCATTTTTTACGGATTTTTACTCATAGCTACTCTTTTATTTACCATATTATCATTGATAAGCAGGTATTTATTCTTTATTTTTCGAAAAACAGTTGAAAAATAATTCAAAATTTTGAATTTTATAGGTGTCATCAAAAAGGTTACAGTTTGCAAAATTTCCGCAAGGTATATATACACAGATCATCAACCTAAATATGAAAATTACAAGTTTTCACGTAGACCCGTTACCAAGGGTGTGAAAAGAATGAGAAGCTTAAAGAAACTAAAAAATTTTTTAACTGGGGGAGAGGCAGAGAAAGAGGAAGATGAAAATAAATCTGAATCTGAAATGTCAGAAATCGTCGAAGAGGAAAAAAAACCAGTTGAATCAGAGACAAAACAACAAACTGCCCCTGCAGTAGAAGAAGTTAAAAAAGAACCTGTTGTAGAAGAAAAACCTTCTGAAGTTGAAGTTAAAACTGAGACTATTGAAGAAAAGCCTACAATAGAAGAAAAACCTGTTGTGGAGGAAGCTGAACCTGTTGTAGAAGAAGAAACTACAATAGAAGAAGTTGAACCCGTTGCAGAAGCTGAAACTGCTGTAGAAGAAAATGTTGAAGAACCTGCTGCTCCAAAAGAAGCAGAAGTCATTGAGGAAACTAAAAAAGACGAACCCAAACCCAAAGGAAGTGGAAGTATGAGTTTACTTAATAAAGAAGAGAACCTAATACGCGCTGAAGAAGTAGAGCCAGGATTTAAACAGGAAATAATAGATGCTGGTGCAGAAACCGTAGCTTTATGTTACCAGTGTGGTACTTGTACCGGATCATGCCCATCAGGAAAAAGAACCCCTTACAGGATAAGGAACATTATAAGAAAATCCCTCATGGGACTTAAAACTGAAGTTTTAAATGATGAAACAATCTGGGAATGTGTTACATGCTACGCATGCCAGGAAAGATGCCCAAGAGGTGTCGCAATTGTAGATGTCGTTAAAATTATAAGAAACATGCAGTCCAAAGCAGGAAAAATGGCACAGGCACACAAAATGACCGGAGTATTTGTATTAAAAACCGGACACGGTGTACCTATAAACGATGCTACAATGGCACTAAGAAAAAGAGTTGGATTAAACGAATTACCACCAACCACACACGAATACCCAGAAGCATTAGAAGAAGTAAGAACAATACTCAAGAAAACTGGATTTGACAGTTTAATAGGATACAACTGGGAAACAGGAGAAATAGAATAAATTTTTTGGAGTGATTATAATGGCTGATTTCGCATATTTCTTAGGATGTATAATGAACAACAGATACCCTGGAATCGAAAAAGCATCAAGAGTGATGTTTGAAAAGTTCGGTATAACATTAAACGATATGGAAGGAGCTTCATGCTGTCCTGCACCAGGTGTATTTGGATCATTCGATAAAACTAGCTGGCTCTCAATAGCTGCAAGAAACATAACCATAGCTGAAGATATGGGAATGGACATAATGACCGAATGTAACGGATGTTTCGGTACATTATTTGAAACTAATCACGAACTTGCTCACGATGAAGCAGCAAAAGAAAAAGTTAATGAAATTCTCTCTGAAGTTGGAAGAGAATACAAAGGTGACATCAAAGTAAGACACTTTGCAGAAGTATTATACAACGATGTAGGCCTCGACCAAATAGCAGCTGCTGTTACAAGCCCATTAGACGGACTTAACGTTGCTGTACACTATGGATGCCACTTCTTAAGGCCAACAGCAGATATTGAAATAGACAACGCTGAGAAACCAACAATTTTAGATGAAATTGTAGAAGCAACCGGTGCAAAATCTGTAGACTACAGAGACAAAATGCAGTGCTGCGGTGCTGGTGGTGGAGTACGTTCAAGAGACTTAGATGTAGCTTTAGACTACACTAAAGACAAATTAACCAACATGGAAGCTGCTGGTGCAGACGCTATCGTAAACGTATGCCCATTCTGTCACTTACAGTTTGACGTAGGTCAGACCGAAATTAAAAAGAAAACCGGTGACGAATTCAACATACCTGTTTTCCACTTAGCTCAGTTTTTAGGTCTTGCAATGGGATTCAATCCTGAAGACTTAACTGTTGACGTTCACCAAATAGCTGTGGACTCTGCACTTGAACAAATAGCAAAATTAGACGAAATAACCGGCGGAGAATAAACACTCCCTTATTTCTTTATTTTTAAAGGTACTTTTTTAGTAATATATTTCTATTTCTGCGTATAATTTTAAATATTTATTCTATAGCTAGTTTAAGCTTTTAAATAGATTAAATGATATTTAATAATTTAGATAGATGTCTATTCCTTATTTTATCAAAATACTAAACTTAATATATAAACTTTTAAATATTTTGAGGCTTATATTTTAACTTGAATTTGAATTTGATTAGTTTGAAACTTAAATTATTCGAGGTGTTTTTTTGTTTATTGCTACACTGGTTGGAATATTTAAATTTGATGAATTACCACAAGAATATGGGCCATATGTAAGATATAAAGCTTCCCTTGAAAAGAAAGACATTGATGAAAAGGAAAAGATCGCCATTTTAAACATAAGCGGTACAGAAAGTTATCATGTTTTATTCTTAGATTCATATAAAAGTACAGCTGAAATAGACGAAGAACTAAAAGCAGCTGATGCAAAACTTAATTACAACACTAAAAAAATACTGGAAGGACACTTATGACTGAACTGCCTATGGAACAAACATGGTTAGTTCTTGTTGAACTTTTAACTGACCTTCGAAAACGCGGAATCAAAATTCCAGATGAAGTACCTAAAACTGTTAGATTAGCAAAAACTACCATAAATTTTTATAAAGCAGACCCTACTAACC
It encodes:
- the hdrB gene encoding CoB--CoM heterodisulfide reductase subunit B, which translates into the protein MADFAYFLGCIMNNRYPGIEKASRVMFEKFGITLNDMEGASCCPAPGVFGSFDKTSWLSIAARNITIAEDMGMDIMTECNGCFGTLFETNHELAHDEAAKEKVNEILSEVGREYKGDIKVRHFAEVLYNDVGLDQIAAAVTSPLDGLNVAVHYGCHFLRPTADIEIDNAEKPTILDEIVEATGAKSVDYRDKMQCCGAGGGVRSRDLDVALDYTKDKLTNMEAAGADAIVNVCPFCHLQFDVGQTEIKKKTGDEFNIPVFHLAQFLGLAMGFNPEDLTVDVHQIAVDSALEQIAKLDEITGGE
- a CDS encoding methyltransferase domain-containing protein: MAESEKHFHHGRSSKEILDSNRVLSTVGLKKGDTFLDAGCGDGYMSLTASKIVGNEGKIIAVDVWEESINAFKEKIESNNIKNIDAEVANITQKIPVDDESIDILYMGNVLHGFVENNEVETVMKEIQRVIKKGGSFAVVEFKKEESTHGPPLHVRITPEDIEEIVKNYGFAVNKVEEVGTYHYATILTKN
- a CDS encoding PadR family transcriptional regulator, with the translated sequence MDKVLEKFETEIRRGVMQVAVVCLLDKEKYGYEIIKSLNETGLNVEEGTLYPLLRRLEKDELLSSRWETSGPRPRKYYIVTEYGKEIRTKWLNSFNAVSAVIERLKENIQDNKKGGLYNV
- a CDS encoding ABC transporter permease: MKFMSIASKDLKELLRDRRGLFFILLFPLFFMLIFGFAYGNMGENNEPHSIAVVNYDQGVTIPGGTNINFGDKTTDTLKDVKYPENDTNMFNVTLTSEAEADNLVKQRSVDAEIIIPENFSKSISTLTPSTVIVRGDTGYSGFGITQAMLSSVLGEYQTKLAANIENNGNNQSEKLIQGKIEGLPGTESFTAFDYLAPGMMVFAILMLATSVATILTREVESGTLRRLKLSKMTSFDFLFGGLLPWSLVAAAQVLILFAVAIGIGFHWQGGIESIILAVIIGIIGGIASISLGMIIASFARSPPQAGQLGTLVAVPLTFMVGAFFQLPQMVIGSFMGQQIQVYDILPWYHVANALRYVLTYTVSWDTIMYQIVWAVVLSAILFVIGVFLFSRNRLRPDNS
- a CDS encoding DUF749 domain-containing protein, coding for MFIATLVGIFKFDELPQEYGPYVRYKASLEKKDIDEKEKIAILNISGTESYHVLFLDSYKSTAEIDEELKAADAKLNYNTKKILEGHL
- a CDS encoding ATP-binding cassette domain-containing protein; the protein is MDEYVIEAQNLTKKYGDFLAVDNLNLKIKKGEVFGFLGPNGAGKTTSISMMVGLLRPSSGKVLINNKEVEKIDKGTIGICPQELVLWENLTCYESLKLMGDMYEIPKDKLDQRIKTLLKDLFLTDKADTVVSNLSGGMKRRLNLALAVIHQPEIVLLDEPSEGLDPQSRRVLWNYIRSLRDDEGKTVILTTHLMDEADRLSDRVAIIDHGQLLKLDTPKNLKKEVGEGDIVEMTLSNQNNGDVIKYLENLKDIISVAELDGKINLRAFDAVGKLPKIIGALEESNVNIDDLAIRQNTLEDVFIELTGTGLRE
- a CDS encoding archaeosine tRNA-ribosyltransferase, with translation MLEIKRHDGPARLGNYDELKTPAVFKPGIEFKIIKDEPMPYDVPKELAKWSVNRTIENAKESKEKGIGVIHGGKYLDLRIKCAKELDKLGITTFLIANPKELMRQPWDLVDIIVNIRENINPNAALYFSFVDINFIPLLAYMGVDLFGDFSCDFYAYLNIMQTPSANYDITKYQIYDLDFEELKAYNKNTLDFVIKEIQENIKNMTLRNLVDERCCTSPEAMSALRILDKKYADFLKKYMPLY
- the hdrC gene encoding CoB--CoM heterodisulfide reductase subunit C, encoding MRSLKKLKNFLTGGEAEKEEDENKSESEMSEIVEEEKKPVESETKQQTAPAVEEVKKEPVVEEKPSEVEVKTETIEEKPTIEEKPVVEEAEPVVEEETTIEEVEPVAEAETAVEENVEEPAAPKEAEVIEETKKDEPKPKGSGSMSLLNKEENLIRAEEVEPGFKQEIIDAGAETVALCYQCGTCTGSCPSGKRTPYRIRNIIRKSLMGLKTEVLNDETIWECVTCYACQERCPRGVAIVDVVKIIRNMQSKAGKMAQAHKMTGVFVLKTGHGVPINDATMALRKRVGLNELPPTTHEYPEALEEVRTILKKTGFDSLIGYNWETGEIE
- the mtrA gene encoding tetrahydromethanopterin S-methyltransferase subunit A codes for the protein MAEKKSPAEGWPVINGDYVVGDPESPVAATTLGSHNEQIPVDAGAAIAGPCKTENLGIEKMVANLISNPNIRFLILCGSEVQGHITGQSIEALHANGLDEKRKISGATGAIPFIENIPDEGLERFQQQMEIVSMIDVEDAGQIQGKVKECIEKDPGAYEEEPIAIRLDELEKILSKKEEIAEAET
- a CDS encoding CDP-alcohol phosphatidyltransferase family protein, which translates into the protein MKINKLILVPTGTTAFRIVLSILFLDLLINNMKIVAILVFLLAVITDAFDGYFARKLGVSSDYGAYFDITADFILVLVAFLTFIIIGIYPYWLLLLIILVFLQFILTSKLKVLVYDPVGKYYGAFLFAVILVTLISPPIFYGFLLIATLLFTILSLISRYLFFIFRKTVEK